One segment of Curtobacterium sp. MR_MD2014 DNA contains the following:
- a CDS encoding DUF4233 domain-containing protein, producing the protein MRKPRPQRGARESLLAITLGLEAVMFFFPMLVVYGKGTLPPLAAFGGGILAIIVLAAASRLTGKRAGVWFGWLLQAAILATGFIEPFMFAVGAVFLALWVFCFVKGGQLDRQNAAFRAAQAED; encoded by the coding sequence GTGCGGAAGCCGCGCCCGCAGCGCGGTGCCCGCGAGAGCCTCCTCGCGATCACCCTCGGACTCGAGGCCGTGATGTTCTTCTTCCCGATGCTCGTCGTCTACGGGAAGGGCACGCTGCCGCCGCTCGCGGCGTTCGGTGGCGGCATCCTGGCGATCATCGTCCTCGCAGCTGCCTCACGCCTGACGGGCAAGCGCGCCGGTGTATGGTTCGGGTGGCTGCTGCAGGCGGCCATCCTCGCCACCGGCTTCATCGAGCCGTTCATGTTCGCGGTCGGCGCGGTGTTCCTGGCGCTGTGGGTGTTCTGCTTCGTCAAGGGCGGTCAGCTCGACCGGCAGAACGCCGCGTTCCGGGCCGCTCAGGCCGAGGACTGA
- the ileS gene encoding isoleucine--tRNA ligase, with amino-acid sequence MAYPLNVPTDGVVPSPSFPAVEQGILAFWKGDDTFRASIDQREGCTEWTFYDGPPFANGLPHYGHLLTGYAKDVFPRYQTMRGKQVHRRFGWDTHGLPAELEAMRQLGITEKHEIDDMGVDVFNAAAKQSVLQYTDEWQAYVTRQARWVDFEDDYKTLDVTFMESVLWAWKQLWDKGLAYEGFRVLPYCWNDQTPLSNHELRMDDDVYKMRQDQSVTVSFPLQGARAAALDLTGVRALAWTTTPWTLPTNAALAVGPDIAYAVVPAGPGGAADGGDAGSARYLLASDTVAAHAKELGYESADDALAAVLRTVVGAELDGVEYERLFDFLAEAEGYEHAWRILVAEYVETGEGTGIVHQAPAYGADDQEVCAAAGIPVVLSLDEGGLFTAQFGDVAGMLWSDANKPLTKAVREAGRLLRQASYEHSYPHCWRCRKPLIYKAVSSWFVRVTEFRDRMGELNQDINWVPDNVKDGQFGKWVGNAIDWSVSRNRYFGTPIPVWVSDDPAYPRQDVYGSLEELERDFGRLPLNADGEVDLHRPFIDELTRPNPDDPTGQSTMRRISDVFDVWFDSGSMPYAQVHYPFENREWFEEHSPADFIVEYIGQTRGWFYVMHALSTALFDRPAFRNVISHGIVLGSDGQKMSKSLRNYPDVSEVFDRDGADAMRWFLMSSSVIRGGNLVVTEEGIRQGVREFLLPLWSTYYFFTLYANASGDTGYQASRSTASTDVLDRYLLAKTRVLVADVTTHLDALDTPLAAQAVRDFADVLTNWYVRRSRDKFWLGAESSPEARAAFDTLYTVLETLTRVAAPLAPLVTEEVWKGLTGGRSVHLEDFPSADEFPADDALVAAMDRVRDVASKGLALRKATGRRVRLPLATLTLVVPDPAAIEPFADILRDELNVKRVVLEQQEESSLGRYGIERKLTVNARAAGPRIGKQVQQVIPAAKKGDWVATESGVTVGGVDLVEGEYTLDLTVADDSVAVAFLDGGGFAVLDTVTTPELEAEGLARDVVRAVQQARRDADLDVSDRIVLTLRVSEDAEDAIRTHEQLIAGETLATSVEVTTTTFAPGEGSDVGDGAKVSVEVARA; translated from the coding sequence GTGGCCTACCCCCTCAACGTCCCCACCGACGGTGTCGTCCCGTCCCCGTCCTTCCCCGCCGTCGAGCAGGGCATCCTCGCCTTCTGGAAGGGCGACGACACGTTCCGGGCGTCGATCGACCAGCGCGAGGGCTGCACGGAGTGGACGTTCTACGACGGCCCGCCCTTCGCGAACGGCCTGCCGCACTACGGTCACCTGCTGACCGGCTACGCGAAGGACGTCTTCCCGCGGTACCAGACCATGCGCGGCAAGCAGGTGCACCGCCGCTTCGGGTGGGACACCCACGGGCTGCCCGCCGAGCTCGAGGCCATGCGGCAGCTCGGGATCACCGAGAAGCACGAGATCGACGACATGGGCGTCGACGTCTTCAACGCCGCGGCCAAGCAGTCCGTGCTGCAGTACACCGACGAGTGGCAGGCGTACGTCACCCGTCAGGCGCGCTGGGTCGACTTCGAGGACGACTACAAGACCCTCGACGTCACCTTCATGGAGAGCGTCCTGTGGGCGTGGAAGCAGCTCTGGGACAAGGGCCTGGCGTACGAGGGCTTCCGCGTCCTGCCGTACTGCTGGAACGACCAGACGCCGCTCTCGAACCACGAGCTGCGCATGGACGACGACGTCTACAAGATGCGCCAGGACCAGTCGGTCACGGTGTCGTTCCCGCTGCAGGGCGCCCGCGCCGCTGCACTCGACCTGACCGGGGTCCGCGCACTCGCCTGGACGACGACCCCCTGGACCCTGCCGACGAACGCGGCGCTCGCGGTCGGTCCGGACATCGCCTACGCGGTCGTGCCGGCCGGGCCGGGAGGCGCGGCTGACGGTGGCGACGCCGGCTCGGCTCGGTACCTCCTGGCTTCGGACACCGTGGCCGCCCACGCGAAGGAGCTCGGCTACGAGAGCGCGGACGACGCGCTCGCCGCCGTGCTCCGCACGGTCGTCGGCGCCGAGCTCGACGGCGTCGAGTACGAGCGCCTGTTCGACTTCCTCGCGGAGGCCGAGGGCTACGAGCACGCGTGGCGCATCCTCGTCGCCGAGTACGTCGAGACGGGTGAAGGCACCGGCATCGTGCACCAGGCCCCGGCGTACGGCGCCGACGACCAGGAGGTCTGCGCGGCCGCCGGCATCCCCGTGGTGCTGTCCCTCGACGAGGGCGGACTCTTCACGGCGCAGTTCGGCGACGTCGCCGGCATGCTCTGGTCGGACGCCAACAAGCCGCTGACGAAGGCCGTGCGCGAGGCGGGGCGACTGCTCCGCCAGGCCTCGTACGAGCACAGCTACCCGCACTGCTGGCGCTGCCGCAAGCCGCTCATCTACAAGGCGGTCTCGTCGTGGTTCGTCCGCGTCACCGAGTTCCGCGACCGCATGGGCGAGCTCAACCAGGACATCAACTGGGTGCCGGACAACGTCAAGGACGGTCAGTTCGGCAAGTGGGTCGGCAACGCGATCGACTGGTCGGTGTCCCGCAACCGGTACTTCGGCACGCCGATCCCGGTCTGGGTGTCGGACGACCCGGCGTACCCGCGCCAGGACGTCTACGGCTCGCTCGAGGAGCTCGAGCGCGACTTCGGTCGCCTGCCGCTGAACGCGGACGGCGAGGTCGACCTGCACCGTCCGTTCATCGACGAGCTGACCCGGCCGAACCCCGACGACCCGACCGGGCAGTCGACCATGCGCCGCATCTCCGACGTGTTCGACGTCTGGTTCGACTCCGGCTCGATGCCGTACGCGCAGGTGCACTACCCGTTCGAGAACCGCGAGTGGTTCGAGGAGCACAGCCCCGCGGACTTCATCGTCGAGTACATCGGGCAGACCCGCGGCTGGTTCTACGTCATGCACGCGCTGTCGACCGCGCTGTTCGACCGCCCGGCCTTCCGGAACGTGATCAGCCACGGCATCGTGCTCGGCTCGGACGGCCAGAAGATGTCGAAGTCGCTCCGCAACTACCCGGACGTCTCCGAGGTGTTCGACCGCGACGGCGCCGACGCGATGCGCTGGTTCCTCATGTCGTCGTCGGTCATCCGCGGCGGCAACCTCGTCGTGACCGAGGAGGGCATCCGCCAGGGTGTCCGCGAGTTCCTGCTGCCGCTCTGGTCGACGTACTACTTCTTCACCCTCTACGCGAACGCCTCCGGCGACACCGGCTACCAGGCCTCGCGCAGCACGGCGAGCACCGACGTGCTCGACCGGTACCTGCTCGCGAAGACCCGGGTGCTCGTCGCGGACGTGACCACGCACCTCGACGCGCTCGACACCCCGCTCGCGGCCCAGGCCGTCCGGGACTTCGCCGACGTGCTGACCAACTGGTACGTCCGTCGGTCGCGCGACAAGTTCTGGCTCGGTGCGGAGTCCTCACCCGAGGCCCGCGCGGCGTTCGACACGCTGTACACCGTGCTCGAGACGCTCACCCGCGTCGCCGCCCCGCTCGCGCCGCTCGTCACGGAGGAGGTCTGGAAGGGCCTGACCGGCGGGCGCAGCGTGCACCTCGAGGACTTCCCGTCCGCCGACGAGTTCCCGGCCGACGACGCCCTGGTCGCCGCGATGGACCGCGTGCGCGACGTCGCGTCGAAGGGGCTCGCGCTCCGCAAGGCGACCGGCCGCCGTGTCCGTCTGCCCCTCGCGACCCTGACGCTGGTCGTGCCGGACCCGGCAGCGATCGAACCGTTCGCGGACATCCTGCGTGACGAGCTCAACGTGAAGCGCGTCGTGCTCGAGCAGCAGGAGGAGTCCTCGCTCGGCCGCTACGGCATCGAGCGGAAGCTCACCGTCAACGCCCGCGCCGCTGGCCCCCGGATCGGCAAGCAGGTGCAGCAGGTGATCCCGGCCGCCAAGAAGGGTGACTGGGTCGCGACCGAGTCCGGCGTGACGGTCGGCGGCGTCGACCTCGTCGAGGGCGAGTACACGCTCGACCTCACCGTCGCGGACGACTCCGTCGCGGTGGCGTTCCTCGACGGCGGCGGCTTCGCGGTGCTCGACACCGTGACGACCCCCGAGCTCGAGGCCGAGGGGCTCGCCCGTGACGTCGTCCGCGCCGTGCAGCAGGCCCGCCGCGACGCCGACCTCGACGTCAGCGACCGCATCGTCCTGACGCTCCGGGTCTCCGAGGACGCCGAGGACGCGATCCGCACGCACGAGCAGCTCATCGCGGGGGAGACCCTCGCGACGAGCGTCGAGGTGACCACGACGACGTTCGCTCCCGGCGAGGGCTCGGACGTCGGCGACGGTGCGAAGGTGTCCGTGGAGGTGGCACGCGCATGA
- a CDS encoding cation diffusion facilitator family transporter: MPSSEKQDRPESLLTVVIAFAANLLVAIAKTVASLISGSASMTAEAAHSWADTGNEIFLLVAERRGAKKRDRKHPLGYGRETYIWSMFAAFGLFTAGAVVSIWHGITELGETGPAEDVVLNYVVLGIAFVLEGTSFLQAYRQAHGAATKRRVPVLRHVLQSSNPTLRAVFAEDAAALVGLVIAFLGVLLHQLTGLAVFDAIGSIAVGLLLGVVAIVLIERNRRFLVGEATSPELEDAVLTELLRRDEVERVTYLHLEFVGPSRVFLVAAVDLTGNELEDHVAVRLRRVEASLEESQYIEEAVLTLSIPGDASLAARGDGDVPGIVRDGTVEDVAAGGAGTLRTE; encoded by the coding sequence ATGCCCTCGTCCGAGAAGCAGGACCGTCCGGAGTCCCTGCTCACCGTCGTCATCGCCTTCGCCGCCAACCTGCTCGTCGCCATCGCCAAGACCGTCGCCTCCCTGATCTCGGGTTCAGCGTCGATGACCGCGGAGGCCGCGCACTCGTGGGCCGACACGGGCAACGAGATCTTCCTGCTCGTCGCCGAACGACGCGGCGCGAAGAAGCGAGACCGGAAGCACCCGCTGGGGTACGGCCGCGAGACCTACATCTGGTCGATGTTCGCCGCGTTCGGCCTCTTCACCGCGGGTGCCGTCGTGTCGATCTGGCACGGCATCACCGAGCTCGGCGAGACCGGTCCGGCCGAGGACGTCGTGCTCAACTACGTCGTGCTCGGCATCGCGTTCGTCCTCGAGGGCACGAGCTTCCTGCAGGCCTACCGCCAGGCACACGGAGCCGCCACGAAGCGCCGCGTCCCGGTGCTCCGCCACGTGCTGCAGTCGTCGAACCCCACGCTCCGGGCGGTCTTCGCCGAGGACGCCGCGGCGCTGGTCGGCCTCGTGATCGCGTTCCTCGGCGTGCTGCTGCACCAGCTCACCGGCCTCGCGGTGTTCGACGCGATCGGCTCCATCGCGGTCGGACTCCTGCTCGGGGTCGTCGCGATCGTCCTCATCGAGCGCAACCGCCGGTTCCTGGTCGGCGAGGCGACGTCCCCCGAGCTCGAGGACGCCGTGCTCACCGAGCTGCTCCGTCGCGACGAGGTGGAGCGCGTCACCTACCTGCACCTGGAGTTCGTCGGACCGTCCCGGGTGTTCCTGGTGGCGGCGGTCGACCTGACCGGCAACGAGCTCGAGGACCACGTCGCGGTCCGGCTCCGTCGGGTCGAGGCGTCGCTCGAGGAGAGCCAGTACATCGAGGAGGCCGTCCTCACCCTGAGCATCCCGGGCGACGCGTCGCTCGCAGCCCGAGGGGACGGCGACGTCCCGGGGATCGTGCGCGACGGCACGGTGGAGGACGTCGCGGCCGGCGGTGCCGGGACGCTAAGAACCGAGTAG
- a CDS encoding bifunctional folylpolyglutamate synthase/dihydrofolate synthase, with translation MSDSEQYDDDHDGIEDLGPLDDTAGVRIPVGPSGEQAPTDALPYGGDDDEVQRVEAALYARIGEQAPERRLTATRRAVELLGDPHLAYPVIHVTGTNGKTSTARMAESIVRAHGLRTGLMTSPHLVSIRERIVIDGEPIAADRFVENWDDITPILAMTDQELTDKGEQPLTFFEALTVLALACFAEAPVDVAVIEVGMGGEWDSTNVVQSQVQVITPVAIDHAKQLGSTVAEIARTKSGIIKPSSSVVSSAQTPEALAELQRAAELTESTLAVEGTGFSVVSDTPAVGGQLVTVQGIAGRYDDLFVPLFGQHQAHNAAVAIAAVESFLGRGSQALDEDVLSEGLANATSPGRLQPIAQEPTVVVDAAHNPHGARALAEALPVAFPSEHVVGVVGILGDKDARGFVRALKDTVQTFVVTQPPGDRALDADAFARIVVAEVGEDRVVVEPALEQALQEARDLAEEADAEDALVLVAGSIVMVGKVMDLVHAESGTK, from the coding sequence ATGAGCGACAGCGAGCAGTACGACGACGACCACGACGGCATCGAGGACCTCGGTCCGCTCGACGACACGGCCGGGGTCCGCATCCCGGTCGGACCGTCCGGCGAGCAGGCCCCGACGGACGCGCTGCCGTACGGCGGCGACGACGACGAGGTGCAGCGCGTCGAAGCCGCCCTGTACGCCCGGATCGGCGAGCAGGCACCCGAACGTCGGTTGACCGCCACCCGACGGGCCGTCGAGCTCCTCGGCGACCCGCACCTGGCGTACCCGGTCATCCACGTCACCGGCACGAACGGCAAGACGTCGACCGCGCGCATGGCGGAGAGCATCGTCCGCGCCCACGGGCTGCGCACCGGCCTCATGACGAGTCCGCACCTCGTGTCGATCCGGGAGCGCATCGTCATCGACGGCGAGCCGATCGCGGCCGACCGGTTCGTGGAGAACTGGGACGACATCACCCCGATCCTGGCGATGACGGACCAGGAGCTCACCGACAAGGGCGAGCAGCCGCTGACCTTCTTCGAGGCGTTGACCGTCCTGGCCCTGGCGTGCTTCGCCGAGGCACCGGTCGACGTCGCCGTCATCGAGGTCGGCATGGGCGGCGAGTGGGACTCCACCAACGTGGTGCAGAGCCAGGTGCAGGTGATCACCCCGGTGGCGATCGACCACGCCAAGCAGCTCGGGTCGACCGTCGCCGAGATCGCGCGCACCAAGTCCGGCATCATCAAGCCGTCGTCGTCGGTCGTGTCGAGCGCGCAGACGCCGGAGGCACTCGCCGAACTGCAGCGCGCGGCCGAGCTCACCGAGTCGACGCTCGCCGTCGAGGGCACCGGGTTCTCCGTCGTGTCCGACACCCCGGCCGTCGGCGGGCAGCTCGTCACCGTGCAGGGCATCGCCGGGCGCTACGACGACCTGTTCGTCCCGCTCTTCGGCCAGCACCAGGCGCACAACGCCGCCGTCGCCATCGCCGCGGTCGAGTCGTTCCTCGGGCGGGGCTCGCAGGCCCTCGACGAGGACGTCCTGTCCGAGGGCCTCGCGAACGCGACCAGCCCCGGCCGGCTGCAGCCGATCGCGCAGGAGCCCACCGTCGTGGTCGACGCCGCGCACAACCCGCACGGGGCGCGCGCCCTGGCCGAGGCGCTGCCGGTCGCGTTCCCGTCCGAGCACGTCGTCGGCGTCGTCGGGATCCTCGGCGACAAGGACGCCCGCGGCTTCGTCCGGGCGCTCAAGGACACGGTCCAGACCTTCGTCGTCACGCAGCCGCCGGGGGACCGTGCACTCGACGCGGACGCGTTCGCCCGCATCGTCGTGGCCGAGGTGGGCGAGGACCGCGTGGTCGTCGAACCCGCGCTCGAGCAGGCACTGCAGGAAGCGCGCGACCTGGCGGAGGAGGCGGACGCCGAGGACGCCCTCGTGCTCGTCGCCGGCTCCATCGTCATGGTGGGGAAGGTCATGGACCTGGTCCACGCGGAGAGCGGGACGAAGTGA